The following coding sequences lie in one Pontibacter sp. G13 genomic window:
- a CDS encoding AAA family ATPase: protein MSEKNSKEQNHYKFKSLKTYTSTEWLAGSKKKYRQVFDQEETSYIYAELAFYNKQFDEEDWEAQINLKAFARPKDKRRKPRELCDVEISKRISKDKNVIYIREGWGMERKGSFWKEGTYYWEAYMDGEMVANTPFYVYDGGVVTTDHNPYMEISSVRLYEGANSDSNTEFPEYMTEFYDKETRFVWADLRATNKLDKDWKCELTFKFYNAARQLKGKTVELVDITKKNDQIRITSGWGSDHKGTWFPDTYTVEIVFMDVLIGVIPFKVGDHFVGGATQILKPQANPEGLIGLAPKPDETEQTLDEVLAGLDELIGLETIKTRIREYAQYLKFLNIRKEKGFEDSQPVSLHVVFAGNPGTGKTTVARMLGQIYHKLGLLSKGHVHEVDRADLVGEYIGQTAPKVRAAIEKARGGILFIDEAYSLARSGDDTKDFGREVIEMLVKEMSGEKGDLAVVVAGYPKEMETFMNSNPGLKSRITMRFDFSDYTPQELQAISSYWAEKKAVSFEPEAVNYLNKKLVEGYRSRDRTFGNARYALSLVSEAKMNLGLRVMKAEEPDSLSREDLSTIRLEDVQEIFEPHLRKMPNIPIDEESLHEALDELDSMIGLASVKSEMHELVKLVRFYREIDKDVLNRFSLHAVFTGNPGTGKTTVARILGKIYKALGILERGSLVEVDREALVSGFTGQTAIKTAELVDRAKGGVLFIDEAYSLVQGAGDSFGREAVDTLLKRMEDMRGELVVIAAGYPDNMRLFLEANPGLKSRFDRRFRFPDYTAEELLEIAEAMFESEGTRLNEEATDCLSSYFRYLHKTKSKYFGNARAVRKVVEKAIKLQHLRLAALDPKERTPDMLKEITFADVAEFKPGNDSLMEGGTQGRVGFH from the coding sequence ATGTCCGAAAAGAATTCCAAGGAGCAAAACCACTATAAATTCAAATCCCTCAAAACCTACACCTCCACCGAATGGCTCGCCGGAAGCAAAAAGAAATACCGGCAAGTATTCGATCAAGAGGAAACCTCCTATATCTACGCCGAACTTGCATTCTACAACAAGCAGTTCGACGAGGAGGATTGGGAAGCTCAAATCAACCTCAAGGCCTTTGCTCGGCCCAAGGACAAACGCCGAAAGCCACGTGAGCTATGCGATGTGGAAATCTCCAAGCGGATCTCAAAGGACAAAAACGTCATTTACATCAGAGAAGGGTGGGGCATGGAAAGAAAAGGATCCTTCTGGAAGGAGGGGACCTACTACTGGGAAGCCTACATGGATGGCGAAATGGTCGCCAATACGCCTTTCTATGTGTATGATGGTGGGGTCGTTACCACAGACCACAACCCATACATGGAAATCAGCTCCGTCAGACTCTACGAAGGAGCCAACTCGGACAGCAATACGGAATTCCCAGAGTACATGACAGAGTTCTATGACAAGGAAACTCGGTTTGTGTGGGCGGATCTTCGTGCTACCAATAAATTGGACAAGGATTGGAAGTGTGAGTTGACCTTCAAATTCTACAATGCAGCACGCCAGCTCAAGGGCAAGACGGTCGAACTGGTAGATATCACCAAAAAGAATGACCAGATCCGCATTACTTCAGGGTGGGGATCTGATCATAAGGGAACTTGGTTCCCGGATACCTACACGGTTGAGATTGTTTTCATGGATGTACTGATTGGGGTGATCCCATTCAAGGTTGGTGATCACTTCGTTGGAGGTGCTACCCAGATCCTTAAGCCGCAGGCAAATCCAGAGGGGCTAATCGGATTGGCACCGAAGCCAGATGAAACTGAGCAGACGCTCGACGAGGTACTAGCTGGTTTGGATGAATTAATCGGTCTGGAAACCATCAAGACCAGAATTCGAGAGTATGCCCAATACCTCAAATTCCTCAATATTCGCAAGGAAAAAGGCTTCGAAGATTCCCAGCCAGTTAGTCTTCATGTGGTATTCGCAGGAAATCCCGGTACTGGTAAAACCACCGTGGCCCGAATGCTTGGGCAGATCTACCACAAACTAGGCTTGCTCAGCAAAGGCCATGTTCACGAAGTGGATCGAGCTGATCTAGTCGGGGAATATATCGGCCAAACAGCACCCAAAGTCCGGGCAGCCATCGAAAAAGCACGGGGAGGAATCCTGTTTATTGATGAAGCTTATTCCTTGGCTCGATCTGGCGACGATACCAAGGACTTTGGACGCGAGGTGATCGAAATGCTCGTAAAGGAAATGTCCGGAGAAAAGGGAGATCTGGCGGTAGTGGTAGCTGGCTATCCCAAGGAAATGGAGACATTCATGAATTCCAATCCGGGCCTGAAGTCTCGGATCACCATGCGGTTTGATTTTTCCGATTACACCCCGCAGGAATTGCAAGCGATCTCTAGTTACTGGGCTGAGAAGAAAGCTGTTTCCTTTGAACCAGAAGCAGTTAACTATCTCAACAAAAAACTCGTGGAGGGCTATCGCTCCCGAGATCGTACTTTTGGTAATGCTCGGTACGCGCTTTCCTTAGTGAGTGAAGCAAAAATGAATCTCGGACTTCGGGTCATGAAGGCTGAGGAACCGGATTCACTCTCACGGGAGGACCTTTCCACCATCCGGCTGGAAGATGTGCAAGAGATTTTTGAACCACATCTCCGTAAGATGCCCAATATTCCGATTGATGAGGAGTCTCTCCACGAAGCACTCGACGAGCTTGACAGCATGATCGGTTTGGCAAGCGTGAAAAGTGAAATGCATGAACTAGTAAAACTCGTGAGATTCTATCGCGAGATCGATAAGGATGTCCTGAATCGCTTTTCGCTTCATGCGGTCTTTACCGGAAACCCGGGCACAGGTAAAACCACCGTCGCTCGAATCTTGGGGAAAATTTACAAGGCACTCGGAATCTTGGAACGAGGCAGCCTGGTTGAGGTAGATCGAGAAGCTTTGGTTTCTGGATTTACGGGACAGACTGCTATCAAAACCGCCGAATTGGTCGATCGTGCCAAAGGGGGAGTGCTTTTTATCGACGAAGCCTATTCATTGGTACAAGGAGCAGGGGATAGTTTTGGACGAGAGGCTGTAGATACGCTCCTCAAGCGGATGGAAGATATGCGGGGAGAATTAGTGGTCATTGCAGCGGGTTATCCCGACAATATGAGACTGTTCCTGGAAGCCAATCCGGGCTTGAAATCTCGATTCGATCGTAGGTTTAGATTCCCCGATTACACGGCTGAGGAGCTATTGGAAATTGCCGAGGCCATGTTTGAGTCCGAGGGAACACGATTGAACGAAGAGGCAACGGATTGTCTCAGTAGCTACTTCCGCTATCTGCATAAGACGAAATCTAAATACTTCGGTAATGCACGTGCAGTGCGAAAGGTGGTGGAAAAGGCCATCAAGCTTCAGCACCTAAGATTGGCGGCATTGGATCCAAAGGAGCGTACACCTGATATGCTCAAGGAAATTACCTTTGCGGACGTCGCGGAATTCAAGCCAGGAAACGACAGCCTCATGGAAGGCGGAACGCAGGGCAGAGTAGGATTCCACTGA
- a CDS encoding alpha/beta family hydrolase has translation MFTATPHSFISTPEKGNVSALLVQPPESVALLVLGHGAGAGMSHENMEGIAQAMGQQGIATLRYQFPYMERGGGRDSEKVSLATVHSAVQYAHGLDLGLKLLAGGHSFGGRMTSIAAAQGMLDPIEGLVFCNFPLHAPGKPSTHRAAHLTDIKVPMLFLSGNRDTFAQPPLLTEVMSKIQSKAQLHWLDTVNHGYKILKRKRVDAEPVFDEMARVTREWLGNQ, from the coding sequence ATGTTTACTGCAACGCCTCATTCATTCATTTCTACCCCCGAAAAGGGAAACGTTTCAGCTTTGTTGGTCCAACCTCCCGAATCGGTCGCTTTGCTTGTCCTTGGGCATGGCGCTGGTGCAGGTATGTCTCACGAGAACATGGAGGGAATTGCCCAAGCTATGGGACAACAAGGCATCGCTACCCTTCGCTATCAATTTCCCTACATGGAACGGGGTGGAGGTAGGGATAGCGAAAAGGTCAGTCTTGCCACGGTCCATTCCGCGGTTCAGTATGCGCATGGATTGGACCTGGGATTGAAGCTATTGGCAGGAGGCCATTCTTTTGGCGGAAGAATGACCTCGATTGCCGCTGCTCAGGGAATGCTTGATCCCATCGAAGGATTGGTTTTCTGTAACTTTCCGCTTCATGCGCCCGGAAAACCCAGTACTCACAGAGCAGCGCATTTGACGGACATCAAGGTGCCGATGCTTTTTTTGAGCGGAAATAGAGACACATTTGCCCAACCTCCTCTGCTCACCGAAGTGATGTCCAAGATTCAGTCAAAAGCTCAGTTGCACTGGTTGGATACGGTGAATCATGGCTACAAAATCCTCAAACGGAAGCGGGTAGATGCCGAGCCAGTATTTGACGAAATGGCCCGAGTAACTCGCGAATGGCTAGGAAATCAGTAA